A portion of the Simkania negevensis Z genome contains these proteins:
- the alaS gene encoding alanine--tRNA ligase produces the protein MLSQEVRKKFLQYFKEKGHAVVPSSPTVPHEDPTLLFINAGMNQFKDVFLGKTSRDYTRAASSQKCIRVGGKHNDLDNVGHTKRHITFFEMLGNFSFGDYFKKEAIVFAWEVATSIFNFPEEKLFVSVYEKDDEAYELWKEIIDEKKISRIGEKDNFWAMGDTGPCGPCSELFFDRGPEYGSARAVHEDVDGERFLEFWNLVFMQYNRDPSGKLKELPKQSVDTGAGLERVLALMMNVPSVFQTDILGMLIKEVEKIAHRKYDPKDTKHAPAFHVIADHIRSLSFAIADGAQPSNIERGYVLRKILRRAVRYGRMLGLNKPFLASVLPRLIDTMGDDFHELKTAQDRIAEILTVEEESFLQTLHRGGNILSAIIDHAQKSSKKEISGEEAFKLKDTYGFPLEEILLIAKDSGLSVNLDQYQILEEQAKERSRQSKQSYEHKVESTIYEDFVAHHGTSEFVGYEQVEVEATIKGLFVDGKSVKMMEAGQEGLVILDETPFYAEKGGQVGDIGRLIHEKAHFIVKDTQSPFQGVIAHIGLLESGVLLVGEPVNAEINAKRRAEIEKHHTATHLLHYALQQVLGPHIRQAGSLVEADRLRFDFNHHKALTNEELRDIERLVNQKIWESPTLKSYELSFEDVQKHPEIKQFFGEKYGKVVRVVDIDHYSKELCGGTHVTSLGTIGCFRIAKEGSIAKGVRRIEAVTGPKAEEMRYNIEDQLFNLSSLLKSNLPKLDETVKSLIKENEKLKEQALFARKRELSDLADSLMEKVKQINNISILSAVVEVSKKEMTDLGSDLISRMKSGIVLLCQIEEDKCQLLLRVSPDLVERGIHADQLIKELAGSIEGSGGGKKEAAQAGGKNPKGVVIAFDKIKEILETD, from the coding sequence ATGCTATCTCAAGAAGTTCGGAAAAAGTTTCTCCAATATTTTAAGGAAAAAGGACATGCAGTTGTTCCTTCATCTCCAACTGTTCCTCACGAGGATCCAACCCTGTTATTCATTAATGCAGGGATGAATCAATTTAAAGATGTTTTCTTAGGGAAAACATCTCGTGATTACACTCGAGCGGCATCGTCTCAAAAGTGTATCCGTGTTGGTGGAAAACACAACGACCTCGACAACGTCGGGCACACAAAACGGCATATCACTTTTTTTGAAATGCTTGGAAATTTTTCATTTGGAGATTACTTCAAAAAAGAAGCCATTGTTTTCGCATGGGAAGTCGCCACGTCGATTTTTAACTTTCCTGAAGAAAAACTCTTTGTCTCTGTCTACGAAAAAGACGACGAAGCTTATGAGCTTTGGAAAGAAATCATCGATGAGAAAAAGATTTCACGCATAGGGGAAAAAGATAATTTCTGGGCCATGGGCGACACAGGTCCCTGTGGGCCTTGCTCAGAACTCTTTTTCGACCGTGGCCCAGAATATGGATCGGCTCGTGCTGTTCATGAAGATGTCGATGGCGAGCGCTTCCTCGAGTTTTGGAATCTCGTCTTCATGCAATACAACCGTGATCCGAGTGGAAAACTAAAAGAGTTGCCCAAACAGTCTGTTGACACAGGGGCTGGCCTCGAGCGAGTTCTTGCGCTGATGATGAACGTCCCTAGCGTGTTTCAAACCGACATTTTAGGCATGCTGATTAAAGAAGTCGAAAAGATTGCTCACCGCAAATACGACCCAAAAGATACCAAACACGCACCTGCCTTCCACGTCATTGCCGATCATATTCGCTCTCTATCTTTTGCCATTGCTGATGGCGCTCAGCCAAGTAATATTGAACGAGGCTACGTTCTTCGAAAAATTCTCCGCCGCGCTGTTCGGTATGGACGAATGCTTGGGCTTAACAAACCCTTCCTCGCCTCTGTTCTCCCTCGTCTCATCGACACCATGGGTGACGATTTTCACGAACTCAAAACCGCGCAAGATCGGATTGCTGAGATTCTCACCGTTGAAGAAGAAAGTTTTTTACAAACGCTGCATCGCGGTGGCAACATCTTAAGCGCTATTATAGACCATGCGCAAAAAAGCAGTAAAAAAGAAATCAGCGGCGAAGAGGCATTTAAACTTAAAGACACCTATGGCTTTCCTCTCGAAGAAATTCTCCTCATTGCAAAAGACTCTGGTCTTTCAGTTAATCTCGACCAATACCAAATTCTAGAAGAACAAGCCAAAGAGCGTTCTCGTCAATCGAAACAATCATATGAGCACAAAGTTGAATCGACCATTTACGAAGATTTTGTAGCCCATCATGGCACTTCAGAATTTGTCGGATACGAACAGGTAGAAGTAGAAGCCACGATTAAAGGACTCTTTGTCGATGGGAAGTCGGTGAAAATGATGGAAGCAGGCCAAGAAGGGCTTGTCATCCTAGATGAGACTCCTTTCTATGCTGAAAAAGGAGGACAAGTCGGAGACATCGGTCGGCTAATTCACGAAAAAGCCCACTTCATCGTGAAGGACACCCAATCCCCATTTCAAGGAGTCATTGCTCATATCGGCCTTCTTGAAAGCGGAGTGCTTCTCGTTGGAGAGCCCGTCAATGCTGAAATTAATGCCAAAAGACGTGCTGAAATCGAGAAACATCACACCGCCACCCACCTCCTCCATTATGCCCTGCAACAGGTTTTAGGGCCTCACATTCGACAAGCGGGATCGCTCGTTGAAGCCGACCGCCTCCGCTTTGACTTCAACCACCACAAAGCATTAACGAATGAAGAACTGCGCGATATTGAACGCCTTGTGAATCAAAAGATTTGGGAGTCACCTACCTTAAAATCCTATGAGCTTTCGTTTGAAGACGTGCAAAAACATCCCGAAATCAAACAGTTTTTCGGAGAAAAGTATGGAAAAGTGGTGCGTGTTGTCGATATCGACCACTATTCAAAAGAGCTTTGCGGTGGAACGCATGTCACCTCTCTTGGAACCATTGGCTGTTTTCGGATTGCAAAAGAAGGAAGTATTGCTAAAGGGGTGCGTCGTATCGAAGCCGTGACCGGCCCTAAGGCAGAAGAAATGCGCTATAACATTGAAGACCAACTTTTCAATTTGTCGAGCCTTCTTAAATCCAATTTGCCAAAACTCGACGAAACCGTGAAGTCACTCATTAAAGAAAATGAAAAACTCAAGGAACAAGCACTTTTTGCGCGTAAACGAGAACTCAGTGACCTAGCCGATTCTCTGATGGAGAAAGTCAAGCAAATCAATAACATCTCGATTCTAAGTGCTGTTGTTGAAGTCTCAAAAAAGGAGATGACAGATCTTGGCAGCGACCTCATTTCACGGATGAAATCAGGAATTGTTCTTCTTTGCCAAATCGAAGAAGACAAGTGCCAACTCCTCTTACGTGTCTCTCCCGACCTCGTTGAAAGAGGGA
- the tkt gene encoding transketolase gives MDEDLKKILEKTANTIRQLSMEAVQKANSGHPGLPMGCAELGAYLYGHVLRHNPKDPSWVNRDRVILSAGHGSMWLYSCLHLAGFDLSLEEIKRFRQLHSKTPGHPEYHETPGVEATTGPLGQGVGNAVGHALGLKILETKYNKADHAIIDAKVFCLAGDGCLMEGVSNEASSFAGHLCLDNLVIIHDDNKITLDGPLEQSSSEDVAERYRGYGFETYVMDGNNLESIDEVMTKIRENQTKPVFISCKTIIGKGSPHKAGSHKAHGSPLGVDEVKATKEALGLPAEEFYIPQQVKTFFENKLPKQKELQATWQKKFDDWAKLHPECAENFRECNSRKIPEDLELTLKKLNIPNPISGRVASQAVLEVLGDKLPFLYGGSADLSGSDCTMMKQFPLISPKNFQGRNIKYGIREFGMATIASGLFQTGMFIPYVGTFFTFSDYMRNAIRLACLSGYHVIYQLTHDSIFLGEDGPTHQPIEHLAALRAMPHLHVVRPADANEVKGAWLSMLYYNSPSVIVLSRQNLPTLVETAVPFKEGVGRGAYILKKEKSKPDFTLFATGSEVALAMDVAKSLEKQGKDVRVVSMPCFEIFEKQDAAYKESIVGGNLGKRISIEAGVSQGWFRYIGRDGIPICMESFGLSAPIGDLANEFGFTVDAILDRILTGK, from the coding sequence ATGGATGAAGATCTAAAAAAAATCCTGGAAAAAACAGCTAATACCATTCGGCAACTTTCAATGGAAGCTGTGCAAAAAGCAAACTCTGGTCATCCAGGACTTCCTATGGGCTGCGCCGAACTTGGGGCCTATCTTTATGGTCACGTTTTGCGCCATAACCCGAAGGATCCGAGCTGGGTCAATCGAGACAGAGTCATTCTCTCAGCGGGACATGGTTCGATGTGGCTTTACTCCTGTCTACATTTAGCAGGTTTTGATCTTTCTCTTGAAGAAATCAAACGATTTCGTCAATTGCATTCTAAAACTCCAGGGCATCCTGAGTATCATGAAACACCTGGAGTAGAAGCGACAACCGGACCTCTTGGTCAAGGTGTGGGAAATGCGGTTGGGCATGCTCTCGGTCTCAAAATTCTCGAGACCAAGTATAACAAAGCCGATCACGCCATCATCGATGCAAAAGTTTTTTGTTTGGCCGGTGATGGATGTTTGATGGAAGGAGTGTCCAATGAGGCGAGCTCATTCGCAGGGCATCTCTGTTTAGACAACCTTGTCATCATTCACGACGACAATAAAATCACACTCGATGGACCTCTGGAACAGTCTTCTTCAGAAGATGTTGCTGAGAGATACCGTGGCTATGGATTTGAAACTTATGTCATGGATGGAAATAATCTCGAATCGATTGATGAGGTGATGACAAAAATTCGAGAAAATCAAACGAAGCCGGTTTTCATTTCTTGCAAAACGATCATTGGCAAAGGATCTCCCCACAAAGCAGGATCACATAAAGCACATGGATCGCCACTAGGAGTCGATGAAGTCAAAGCAACCAAAGAAGCTCTCGGTTTGCCGGCAGAAGAATTCTACATCCCTCAACAGGTGAAAACTTTTTTCGAAAACAAACTTCCAAAACAGAAAGAACTTCAAGCAACTTGGCAAAAGAAGTTTGATGATTGGGCAAAACTTCATCCTGAATGCGCAGAAAATTTTCGCGAATGCAATAGCCGTAAGATTCCAGAAGATTTAGAACTCACCTTAAAAAAACTCAACATACCAAATCCTATTTCAGGTCGTGTAGCGTCTCAAGCTGTTCTCGAAGTCCTTGGCGATAAGCTTCCGTTTCTTTACGGAGGATCAGCGGACCTTTCCGGCTCTGATTGCACGATGATGAAACAGTTCCCTCTAATTTCTCCGAAAAATTTTCAGGGCCGTAACATCAAGTATGGAATTCGAGAATTTGGGATGGCAACAATTGCCTCAGGACTTTTTCAGACAGGGATGTTTATTCCCTATGTAGGCACGTTTTTTACCTTTTCTGATTACATGCGCAATGCGATCCGCCTCGCTTGTCTTTCAGGCTATCACGTGATTTACCAATTGACGCATGATTCAATTTTCCTAGGTGAAGATGGGCCAACGCACCAACCGATTGAACATTTAGCAGCACTTCGAGCAATGCCTCACTTACATGTGGTGCGACCTGCCGATGCAAATGAAGTGAAAGGAGCATGGCTATCGATGCTCTATTACAACTCTCCTTCAGTCATCGTTTTATCGCGTCAAAATTTGCCAACCTTAGTTGAAACAGCCGTTCCTTTTAAAGAAGGCGTTGGCCGTGGAGCCTACATTCTCAAGAAAGAAAAAAGTAAACCCGACTTCACGTTATTTGCGACGGGTTCTGAAGTGGCCCTTGCAATGGATGTTGCAAAGTCTTTAGAAAAACAGGGAAAAGATGTTCGTGTTGTGTCGATGCCATGCTTTGAGATCTTTGAAAAACAAGATGCAGCTTACAAAGAAAGTATTGTGGGTGGAAATCTTGGAAAAAGAATTTCTATTGAAGCAGGTGTGAGCCAAGGATGGTTCCGTTATATTGGACGCGACGGTATCCCAATTTGTATGGAGAGCTTCGGTCTTTCCGCACCCATAGGAGATCTTGCAAATGAATTTGGATTCACAGTCGATGCCATCCTCGACCGTATCCTCACTGGAAAATAG
- the hemE gene encoding uroporphyrinogen decarboxylase: MNLDSQSMPSSTVSSLENSRFLNALKCRNHEGRPPIWIMRQAGRYLPEYQKLRQTHTLEQLFRCPEKIAEVTLQPLKRFPLDAAILFADILHILLPLGCDVTFPQTGGPQVSAPERLQEKDVVNTLDFVKSGIQLLKEELSVPLIGFCGGPFTVAHYLFEKKPEKMLHQDPKGFRQILEMITDASLAYLKMQIDAGVHAIQIFDSWAGTLPRAELEEFVLPTLKKLTGALNVPTLIFSRGSAFYVQEFLSVGADGISFDAGRPLAEIRKEVPKQIAVQGNLPPEFLYSPPDVIRKKTREHLASMQGDPGFIMNLGHGMLPDIPVENVQTFIETVTSSPSVA, from the coding sequence ATGAATTTGGATTCACAGTCGATGCCATCCTCGACCGTATCCTCACTGGAAAATAGCCGGTTTTTAAACGCGCTGAAATGCCGAAATCATGAAGGTCGTCCTCCAATTTGGATCATGCGTCAAGCAGGGAGGTACCTTCCTGAATATCAAAAATTGCGTCAAACTCACACGCTTGAGCAACTTTTTCGCTGTCCCGAAAAAATTGCTGAAGTAACTTTGCAACCACTGAAGCGATTCCCTCTTGATGCTGCGATTTTATTTGCAGATATTTTGCACATTTTACTTCCCTTGGGGTGTGATGTGACCTTTCCTCAAACAGGAGGGCCACAAGTGAGCGCACCTGAAAGACTTCAAGAAAAGGATGTGGTAAACACCCTAGATTTTGTGAAATCAGGTATCCAGCTTTTAAAAGAAGAGCTCTCGGTTCCACTCATTGGATTTTGTGGGGGACCATTTACAGTTGCTCATTACTTGTTTGAGAAAAAGCCAGAAAAGATGCTTCATCAAGACCCTAAAGGATTTCGCCAAATTTTAGAGATGATTACCGATGCTAGTCTAGCTTACCTCAAGATGCAAATTGATGCGGGAGTACATGCGATTCAAATTTTTGATTCGTGGGCGGGAACACTCCCTCGAGCTGAACTTGAGGAATTTGTCTTGCCAACACTCAAAAAATTGACTGGTGCCCTTAATGTTCCGACCCTTATTTTTTCAAGAGGATCAGCATTTTACGTTCAGGAGTTTCTCTCTGTTGGTGCAGATGGAATTAGCTTTGATGCTGGGCGTCCCCTTGCAGAAATTCGGAAAGAGGTGCCAAAACAGATTGCCGTGCAAGGGAATTTGCCTCCTGAATTTCTCTATAGTCCTCCGGATGTCATCCGGAAGAAAACACGAGAGCACCTTGCATCGATGCAAGGGGACCCAGGATTTATCATGAACCTTGGTCATGGCATGTTGCCCGACATTCCTGTAGAAAATGTGCAAACCTTTATCGAAACAGTCACCAGTTCGCCGTCGGTGGCATAG
- the hemF gene encoding oxygen-dependent coproporphyrinogen oxidase, whose translation MKEELVQYLKNLRDEIVASFESLEPSCRFQRTPWNHHTGGGGEISVLRGDVFEKAAVNWSGVSGDKAPFNADEGAFFATGVSLITHMKNPKMPTVHMNVRFIQTEKQHWFGGGYDLTPMGFPSEEDTKHFHDIAKKSLDPFGKNLYPRFSQNARDYFFIKHWKKERGVGGIFFDHYNTGNFEQDVGMWKSVGSTFLDAIMPLYRKHKDEPYVEEDKKIQNKMRAHYVEFNLLYDRGTKFGFESGGNPEAILCSMPPTANW comes from the coding sequence ATGAAAGAAGAGCTTGTACAGTACTTAAAAAATCTTAGAGATGAAATCGTTGCAAGTTTTGAGTCACTTGAGCCGAGTTGCCGCTTTCAGCGCACACCGTGGAATCACCATACTGGAGGTGGTGGCGAAATCAGTGTTTTGCGTGGAGATGTTTTTGAAAAAGCTGCAGTGAATTGGTCGGGTGTCAGTGGAGATAAAGCTCCTTTCAATGCAGATGAAGGAGCGTTTTTTGCAACTGGTGTAAGTTTGATTACACATATGAAAAACCCTAAGATGCCAACTGTTCACATGAACGTGCGATTCATTCAAACGGAAAAACAGCATTGGTTTGGAGGTGGCTACGACCTCACCCCAATGGGGTTTCCTAGTGAAGAAGATACAAAGCACTTTCACGATATCGCTAAAAAGAGTTTGGATCCGTTTGGAAAAAATCTCTACCCTCGTTTTTCTCAAAATGCCCGAGACTATTTTTTCATCAAACACTGGAAAAAAGAGCGGGGCGTTGGAGGCATCTTTTTTGATCACTACAATACCGGAAATTTCGAGCAAGATGTGGGGATGTGGAAGTCGGTTGGAAGCACTTTTCTAGATGCTATCATGCCACTTTACAGAAAGCATAAAGATGAGCCCTATGTAGAAGAAGACAAAAAAATCCAAAACAAGATGCGCGCCCATTATGTTGAATTCAACTTGCTCTATGACCGAGGAACAAAGTTTGGGTTTGAATCGGGAGGAAACCCCGAAGCTATCTTGTGTTCTATGCCACCGACGGCGAACTGGTGA